One window from the genome of Myripristis murdjan chromosome 6, fMyrMur1.1, whole genome shotgun sequence encodes:
- the adm2b gene encoding protein ADM2, protein MCVLLPAWLCLILGLLPLEIQSRALTLQSLAHRHRLGLPRTPRFPNPSPSIIMPTASDLPAVLDNNIAQGDRHIMWRALLHKEPPPRLSNPFLDQDDNVQGEGVAWQRASRGRRHANSGGGRGHGQLMRVGCVLGTCQVQNLSHRLYQLIGQSGREGSSPINPRSPHSYG, encoded by the exons ATGTGCGTGCTCCTTCCGGCGTGGCTGTGCCTCATCCTCGGCCTGCTGCCTCTGGAGATCCAGTCCCGGGCTTTGACTCTGCAGAGCCTGGCTCACCGACACAG GTTGGGTTTACCCCGAACCCCTAGATTCCCAAATCCCTCTCCTTCCATCATCATGCCCACTGCCTCTGATCTCCCTGCTGTCCTTGACAACAACATTGCTCAGGGAGACAGGCACATCATGTGGAGGGCCCTTCTGCACAAAGAACCCCCGCCGAGGTTGTCCAACCCATTCCTCGACCAAGATGACAATGTGCAAGGGGAAGGGGTGGCCTGGCAGCGAGCATCACGGGGTCGTCGCCATGCCAACAGTGGCGGCGGGAGGGGTCACGGACAACTGATGAGGGTAGGCTGCGTCCTGGGGACCTGTCAGGTGCAGAACCTCAGTCACCGTCTCTACCAGCTGATTGGACAGAGCGGGAGGGAAGGCTCTTCCCCCATCAACCCCCGCAGCCCTCACAGCTACGGCTAA